ATCATCTAACTTTCCAGCGAACCAAGAGCCTATCGCTCTGGAAATTTCATTGGCGATTAATGCTCATATAAGGGCACAAAAGGAAGAAATGTGGTGGGTATAACATGCATAATATAGACAGTCATCAGTCTAAATAAGCGAGATACGATCACCACAGACACGAGGTAAACCTCTTTAAGCCACTAAGTTTCCACATTTGCTGATAAAATGTCATTGAAGTACCTCGAGAAGTGCCTTCAAAATGGAAAGTGAAGCTAGTAGAAGAATCCCATCAACCGCAAAGGAAACCTGCAGTTCCCATCCAGCGATGCATTAGAGAACTACAGTCAGTGTCAATCAACAACGGGTAAGCACAAGGTATATGCTGTTCAAAGAGTAATAGTGACGTGAGTACACCATTTTAGTTTCTAAAAGGATGACAGACAGCAGCTCCATCAAGTAAACGAAACTGAAGAAAATATATATGGCGGGAAACAATTTGAAGCAGATCATTGGTAACTTGGTCCAAGGACAGGCTCCCTTCCAAACAgtagaacaaaggaaaaattaagTCTCTTATCTGATTCTTTCCGGCGAAACTGCGGATTTGCTTATTTCATCATTAAAGCTACTGTAGTACCTGAATTTCCTGATTCAACCAAATCATAAAAGTGTCTCTTTCCATTATGATTCACGGCACAGTAAGGCCAATGAGTTCATCTCTCAGGTGACTAAATCACTTGATTAAATCAAGCTGATTAGGAtgaaaaattcgatttttacAGTTCCAGTATAGTATAAACTAACATTTAGGGGTTCACATCTTGCACGTTAGAATCCAGAGCACATAGCTATTATTTAAGGGCGAGGCAATGTCGTGACGAGCTCATAATACGCACTTACTCCTCGACTTTGGTGAAACTCGTGATTAGTAAAGTTAATGCGTACAAGGGCATCCAACAATACTGGGTTTAAGCTAAAAGTAAACTACGATCATAGACCACACAGGCCGCGAAATGTTCTTTTTAAGAGGAATTAGATCAAACAGGGCATGAACAATTCTCAGCATCGCTTCCTCCCAACCCTGTACGATCACTGAAAGACAACGCAGATTAAGAAAGAGAGTTCACCAGCTGCGGCGGTATCGAGTCAGGCAAAACGGAGCGAGAAGCCTTCTTGGCTCGCCGGGCCGCCTTCTTGAACATGCTCTGCAAGAACCTGATGAGCAAATCGACGCTGCTCTCTGCGTCCTCTTCGTCGTCGCTCTCGTCCTCCATCATCGAGCCGTCACCTTCGAAGAAGCCGTCGTCCACGTCCTCAGTCGACTCGCCGGTCGAGTCGCGGAGAGAGGACTTGGGACGGCGAACGTAGATCCCGGGTTCTCGGGCCGGGCGCTGAGGGAGAGCGTGGAAAGGGAAGGGGAGAGCTGAAGGGGGTGCGAGCGGGGAGTGCAGGGGACTGATGCTTGTTGGGTTGTTCATGCGTGCTGACGAAATTGCGGGTCGTGTTGCCGTGGTGATGGGGTTGGCCACGTCCGTTTTGAGCAGAGACCCAGAAGACGCCGTTTGAATAGGTGGATTCTACAGCGTAACACAGCGGCACAATTTCTCTTTTTAAGCACAAAGATCAAAAGGAACGTGAGAGACAAATGCTCGACCAGGGAAGTTTAGCTCTTTCACCAAATCAGGTTTAATCATGAAACCTTGGTCAATATTTAgctctttttttctctgtttttatcACTTGTTGGGTGGAGAAACTATGCccaagttttgatttttcctttctccctgttcctttttttttaggttgtaTTAAGGTGACACTTCAATAGTATGATTGGGAAAGAAAGAGTTTGTCCACATCAATCTGTAACGTAGCTACCTGAGAAAGACCTGGTGAAACTTTGCAATAGAAGAGAAGTGGATACGCATGTACATGAATGTCTAGGTTATACAGACGGAGCTCTCTgggtaaaaagaaaagtcttCAGAATAAAAGAACAGGAGATAAGGATGCTCTTCTGGTATTTTCAGATTACATTTCCAGgaatgaaatttcaattgataggAGCAAGCTCGTTCCCTTCTCTTCAATCTTTGGCACCATTTTCTGCTTCCATTTTCCAGAGCCTTGCTTCAAACAATAGTGAACTGGCTACTGCAAATGGTTGAAAAACCGGGCAAGCTTTTCGGATAAAGACTGGTAACCATCATCTAGTTGCTGCTCATCTCCATCAATTTCATCGTCTCTCTCGAAGATCAGACGTACCCCGCATTTCTTCAGCTGCATTCCGGGAATGAATGGTGGGTTCCGCTTTGCCACCTGAACTTTGTACCCTTCTTTCAACTTGGAAACCAACGGCTCAAAGTCCAAGAACCGGCACAAATGAACCTGATCTTCATCTAATTTCGGTACTCCCATCAATGGCAATGTGGTGCTGAAGATAGGGCTGTTCATCTTGAGTATCTTTGCTTCGATATCCACAAGTGTGGGAATATGGTCTCTCAAAGATTCTGGGAAGTCGCTGGTGATGGAAACGACAACGCCTATGAGAACAGCCTTGAGCATGCAGTTTTTGCGCACCGTGTAGCTCACTTCCTCTTCGTTTAGCCAATCTGGAATTTCACTCCCTGGCATACTGAGAACACGTAAATTCCTCAAAGAAACCTGCAAAACATCAAACCGCCGTGACTGCTATATAAACATGTCCAGTAGTAGTGACTGCATGACTGCTATACCCACATGGCATGATTCATCTCTTTTTTATGTGCAATTGAGGTTTTGAtgaataaaattttccttttccagagTTTTCGGACTTGAACAGTGTAGATGatcttttgagagagagagagagagagagagagagagataacctTAGAAATTCTCGTCTTAACTACCGAGGAACAAGCGCGGCATCCTGTCAGGTATAGCCTTCTCAAGGATTTCAAGCACTGAAGTCCTGGAACATCCACCACTTTCTCACAATTCGCCATGTTCAGCTCCTGCAAGTTCTCCAATTCAGACAGATCAGGGACCGTCTCTATCACCACGCAGCCTGCGATATTAACAGATTCCAAGCTCGATGGAAGAGGCGGAAGAGACTTGAGCTCCTTGCAGTGTGGTAGCAGGAGATTCTTAAGGACGGAAAGTCCCTTCAGGCTCGCGGGAAGGCTCGTGAAGTTATTGTATCCTAGATTTAGAGTTTCTAGCGATACCAACTTCTCAAAATCATCAGGAACTTTTCCACACATGTACCAAGCACGGGCATTCAGTTCTTCTAGCTGAGAGAGATTTGCTAATGAGGATGGAAGCATCGACCCAGGAATTTCCTCTGTAATCAAAACTGGGTTCTCTGTCTCCGTGTTGCCCTCAGGAATAACCGTGTAACGCGGTTTCTTGCCCATTCTCAACGTCACTAACTTTGACAGCATCCCGAAGGTTCCTGGTAATTCTGTTACTGCAGTCTCCTCCATAATCAGGCGGTACAATGATCTCAAATGGCCCATGGATGGCGGAAGCTTGCAGAGACGTTTACATTTGTTAAGCCTCATGACGACGACGTTTTCCAATTTTCCTATCGACTGTGGAAGCTCTGTGATGTTCACATTGTAAAGGATCATGGTAGTGAGATTCCACAAGTTTCCAATCGATTCTGGTAAGCTTTCAAGTGATTCACAGTTCCGGATTTCCAACCTTTGAAGCATCTTcagtgttaaatatgtctcgagtttaaaattgttattggcaccacaagacaaaatatggggaccacgtttgatcattactcaagattttggtctgataggagtaatggtagatcaagttTAGTTGACTTCGTGAACCCCTATGCTAGTGTACGGGGACTTCTTTCGGCAGAaagtaaaagcaaaacaaaggggCTCCCATGTGCATGCACATACATATATTGGATTGCGGGGCCcatggagcaaaaaaaagaagacaaaacttAATGTTTAGTGATTCTACTTTTTGTTGCTCTGCAGGAGAAGCCgtatgtgaaaaagaaagagaaatcttgGTGGGTCCCGATCAAAGGTGATTTGGTTGATCCTCATTATTGCTCTCATGTATAAAGCGTGGGTTTTCTTCTGTGAACAATTAGCCACGCATAAAAGGAGGACTAAGAAGAGAGAGTCTACTTCTCCTGCCGAGAGGCTCTTCCGATCGCGCGAAGAAGTCTGAAGAGAGAAGAtttgcttcgtgagttttattttgttatatccaattaagttgtttatttgtaaacactttgggtttgggtataatctaggtgcgggaaacacgagcgtattgagcgattgtaattccgattctccgattatagtggattgttcttgctggctctcccgtggatgtaggtaccgatattcggaccgaaccacgtaatccccggtgtcatttatcgttcctcgttatttctcgtggcttttcgcattgatttatttgcaagatccgggttagtttccgcacgttatatttacaacaattggtatcagagcaccaggttcggatattctagattgtgatttggggcttttgcttgtctgattattatctggatatcctgttattgcaattatgtccggagtgaaagctgaaattgagaagtttaacgggaggaacaactttgggttatggagtctcaagatggaggcgatattgacaactcaaggtttagcagaagcattggagggcaaggctgagttgcccgaaacgatgacgaatcttgaaaaggatgtggtaatgaggaaagctagaagtttaattctcgttgaatttatcggatgaagtgttaatagaggttggtgaggagaaggataccgcaaagcattgtgggcaaaacttcgggcgctctatgtaacgaagggtttgaacaatcgcttatacatgttgaagaggatgttccagttcggatatatcgaaggtacgtc
The genomic region above belongs to Rhodamnia argentea isolate NSW1041297 chromosome 6, ASM2092103v1, whole genome shotgun sequence and contains:
- the LOC125315554 gene encoding protein SHORT HYPOCOTYL IN WHITE LIGHT 1-like, with amino-acid sequence MNNPTSISPLHSPLAPPSALPFPFHALPQRPAREPGIYVRRPKSSLRDSTGESTEDVDDGFFEGDGSMMEDESDDEEDAESSVDLLIRFLQSMFKKAARRAKKASRSVLPDSIPPQLVSFAVDGILLLASLSILKALLEVPCTLGGSVSVVILLLRVIWAAVSFFQSNGDGLNQGGNTYRAARPI